The following proteins come from a genomic window of Rattus norvegicus strain BN/NHsdMcwi chromosome 8, GRCr8, whole genome shotgun sequence:
- the Eef1a1 gene encoding elongation factor 1-alpha 1 isoform X1, giving the protein MGKEKTHINIVVIGHVDSGKSTTTGHLIYKCGGIDKRTIEKFEKEAAEMGKGSFKYAWVLDKLKAERERGITIDISLWKFETSKYYVTIIDAPGHRDFIKNMITGTSQADCAVLIVAAGVGEFEAGISKNGQTREHALLAYTLGVKQLIVGVNKMDSTEPPYSQKRYEEIVKEVSTYIKKIGYNPDTVAFVPISGWNGDNMLEPSANMPWFKGWKVTRKDGSASGTTLLEALDCILPPTRPTDKPLRLPLQDVYKIGGIGTVPVGRVETGVLKPGMVVTFAPVNVTTEVKSVEMHHEALSEALPGDNVGFNVKNVSVKDVRRGNVAGDSKNDPPMEAAGFTAQVIILNHPGQISAGYAPVLDCHTAHIACKFAELKEKIDRRSGKKLEDGPKFLKSGDAAIVDMVPGKPMCVESFSDYPPLGRFAVRDMRQTVAVGVIKAVDKKAAGAGKVTKSAQKAQKAK; this is encoded by the exons atgggaaaggaaaagacTCACATCAACATCGTCGTAATTGGACACGTAGATTCCGGCAAGTCCACCACAACCGGCCACCTGATCTACAAATGTGGTGGAATCGACAAAAGAACCATTGAAAAGTTTGAGAAGGAGGCTGCGGAG ATGGGAAAAGGCTCCTTCAAGTATGCCTGGGTCCTGGACAAACTGAAAGCTGAGCGTGAGCGTGGTATCACTATTGACATCTCCCTGTGGAAGTTTGAGACCAGCAAGTACTATGTGACTATCATTGATGCCCCAGGACACAGAGACTTCATCAAGAACATGATTACGGGCACATCTCAG GCTGACTGCGCTGTCCTGATTGTTGCTGCTGGTGTTGGGGAATTTGAAGCTGGTATCTCCAAGAACGGGCAGACCCGTGAGCATGCTCTTCTGGCTTACACTTTGGGTGTGAAACAGCTAATTGTTGGTGTCAACAAAATGGATTCCACCGAGCCACCATACAGTCAGAAGAGATACGAGGAAATCGTTAAGGAAGTCAGCACCTACATTAAGAAAATTGGCTACAACCCTGACACAGTAGCATTTGTGCCAATTTCTGGTTGGAATGGTGACAACATGCTGGAGCCAAGTGCTAAT ATGCCGTGGTTCAAGGGATGGAAAGTCACCCGCAAAGATGGCAGTGCCAGTGGCACCACGCTGCTGGAAGCTTTGGACTGCATTCTGCCGCCAACTCGTCCAACTGACAAGCCTCTGCGACTGCCCCTCCAGGATGTCTATAAAATTGGCG GCATTGGCACTGTCCCTGTGGGCCGAGTGGAAACTGGTGTTCTCAAACCTGGTATGGTGGTTACCTTTGCTCCAGTCAATGTAACAACTGAAGTCAAGTCTGTGGAAATGCACCATGAAGCTTTGAGTGAAGCTCTGCCTGGGGACAATGTAGGCTTCAACGTAAAGAACGTGTCTGTCAAAGACGTTAGACGTGGCAATGTTGCTGGGGACAGCAAAAATGACCCACCAATGGAAGCAGCTGGCTTCACTGCTCAG GTGATTATCCTGAACCATCCAGGCCAGATCAGTGCTGGCTATGCCCCTGTTCTGGACTGCCACACGGCCCACATAGCATGCAAGTTTGCCGAGCTTAAAGAGAAGATCGATCGTCGTTCTGGTAAGAAGCTGGAAGATGGCCCCAAATTCTTGAAGTCTGGTGATGCTGCCATTGTTGACATGGTCCCTGGCAAGCCCATGTGTGTTGAAAGCTTCTCTGACTACCCTCCACTTG GTCGTTTTGCTGTTCGTGACATGAGGCAGACAGTTGCTGTGGGTGTCATCAAAGCCGTGGACAAGAAGGCTGCAGGAGCTGGCAAAGTCACCAAGTCTGCCCAGAAAGCTCAGAAGGCTAAATGA